TGTGCCCGGCGGCATATCTATCAGCAAATAATCTAAGTCTGACCAGTCGGTTTCATTAAGCAGCTGATTAAAAGCGGAGCTGGCCATGGGACCGCGCCATACCGTGGCTTCTTCATCCGGCACCAGAAAGCCGATAGACATGGCATCTAAGCCCTGCGCATCCAACGGCGTCATCAGCTTGCCGTCTTTGGAGGTGGGTTTTTCATTTTTCAGCCCCAGCATGGTCGGAATGGAAGGACCGTAAATATCGGCGTCCAAGATACCTACTTTTGCCCCTTCCGCCATCAGGGCATAGGCCAGATTGACGGTTGTAGTGGATTTGCCGACCCCGCCCTTACCTGAGGCGATGGCAATAATATTACCGACATTAGCTATATCATGGCTTCTTACCGGCTGTATCTGCAATTGAATATCGAAAGTGACATTGGCTTGCAACGCTTCGCTGAGCTTGTCTGCCACCTGGGCCAGTTCAAAAGAACAGGGAAAAGGTACCGTCAGCCCTACGGTGATTTCTTTACCTTCCCGGGCAAGGGAAAAACCGGTACACAAGGGCAATATGCCCTCAGGAAAAATATCCGAGCGATACCCGGTCAGGGTATCCTCTATAAGTTGCTTGATTTCATCGCTGTTAAGCACAGTTTCTGCTTTACTGGAAAAAAACTTACCGAACAATTTCAGTCACCGAAACTAGGTTATATTCAATACAGCTTTCAATACCGTTAAGGGTGTTCACCCCAGACATAAGAAAGATTGAATAAAACGTAATAATTATTAATGAAAAGAGACCTTAAATTCTGTACCATTCCCCCCATGATTACCATCAAAATAATATTTAGCTTTATATGTCAGTAGAAAAGACTATGGAACAGCCGTTAACACCAACGCCGGCAAAGCGTAAAATACTTGCCACCTGCGCCCTGCCCTATGCCAATGGCTCTATTCATTTAGGCCATCTGTTAGAGCATATTCAAACCGATATCTGGGTGCGTTTCCAGCGAATGCGCGGC
This genomic window from Thalassomonas viridans contains:
- the apbC gene encoding iron-sulfur cluster carrier protein ApbC; translation: MLNSDEIKQLIEDTLTGYRSDIFPEGILPLCTGFSLAREGKEITVGLTVPFPCSFELAQVADKLSEALQANVTFDIQLQIQPVRSHDIANVGNIIAIASGKGGVGKSTTTVNLAYALMAEGAKVGILDADIYGPSIPTMLGLKNEKPTSKDGKLMTPLDAQGLDAMSIGFLVPDEEATVWRGPMASSAFNQLLNETDWSDLDYLLIDMPPGTGDIQLTLAQKVPVAAAVVVTTPQDIALADAAKGIIMFDKVQVPVLGVVENMSYHLCQHCGEKSHLFGQGGGEDIAANYQTRLLGQLPLDIAIRQDADLGKSEIIENSAGEIALLYRKIARNMAAQLFYQLDSRSPDTAEIITR